A part of Halobaculum sp. MBLA0143 genomic DNA contains:
- a CDS encoding class I SAM-dependent methyltransferase — MDTRFPDGHELTLSRASGRYAFLTRDGLVSKTTVRPAETALVETLGDADGDAVVLGADFGVVPTLLARETGCRPTAVTTSARAADCCRVNADRNDAAVGVTLDAWVPVERADHLLYAPADAVPAAVARERLARGVAATAAGGTVAVAAPDPDGVAPFRAVFDRCCRGVTRERVGDATVLSGRRADGDPETGLEPNSFRATVGEYTCRFLTLPGLFSWRGVDDGTAALLEAVSVADGDRVLDLACGYGAVGAFVGARTDCRLYATDDDALATRFARRNYERNGVDPQTVVTADGLDGFDDESFDTVVANPPTHAGSGVTRKLFAGVADRLTPDGAFWLVYNEVMGYDYTLRTEYDLAVDVVAASEGFEVAVARPN, encoded by the coding sequence GTGGACACACGCTTCCCGGACGGCCACGAACTGACGCTCTCCCGTGCGAGCGGCCGGTACGCCTTCCTGACCCGCGACGGTCTCGTCTCGAAGACGACCGTCCGCCCGGCGGAGACGGCCCTGGTCGAGACGCTCGGGGACGCCGACGGCGACGCGGTCGTGTTGGGGGCGGACTTCGGTGTCGTCCCGACGCTCCTGGCCCGGGAGACGGGCTGTCGGCCGACCGCCGTCACGACGAGCGCGCGGGCGGCCGACTGCTGTCGGGTCAACGCCGACCGCAACGACGCTGCCGTCGGAGTGACACTGGACGCCTGGGTGCCCGTCGAGCGGGCGGACCACCTCCTGTACGCGCCCGCCGACGCGGTGCCGGCGGCGGTCGCCCGCGAACGGCTCGCCCGTGGTGTCGCCGCGACGGCCGCCGGCGGGACGGTCGCCGTCGCGGCGCCCGACCCGGACGGTGTCGCGCCGTTCCGGGCCGTGTTCGACCGGTGTTGTCGCGGCGTAACTCGGGAGCGCGTCGGCGACGCGACGGTGTTGTCCGGCCGGCGTGCGGACGGCGACCCGGAGACGGGACTGGAGCCGAACTCGTTCCGCGCGACCGTCGGCGAGTACACCTGTCGTTTCCTCACGCTGCCGGGGCTGTTCTCCTGGCGAGGAGTGGACGACGGGACGGCCGCCCTGCTGGAGGCGGTCTCCGTCGCCGACGGCGACCGCGTGCTGGACCTGGCGTGTGGCTACGGCGCCGTCGGCGCGTTCGTCGGCGCTCGGACGGACTGTCGGCTGTACGCGACGGACGACGACGCGCTGGCGACCCGGTTCGCCCGCCGCAACTACGAGCGCAACGGCGTCGACCCCCAGACGGTCGTCACCGCGGACGGACTGGACGGCTTCGACGACGAGTCGTTCGACACAGTGGTGGCGAACCCGCCGACACACGCCGGCAGCGGCGTCACCCGGAAGCTGTTCGCCGGGGTCGCCGACCGACTCACCCCCGACGGCGCGTTCTGGCTCGTCTACAACGAGGTGATGGGGTACGACTACACGCTCCGGACGGAGTACGACCTCGCGGTCGACGTGGTCGCGGCGTCGGAGGGGTTCGAGGTGGCGGTCGCTCGGCCGAATTAA
- a CDS encoding SDR family NAD(P)-dependent oxidoreductase, with protein MTGSAVRVGRELLLRLADAGADVAVHHRDESTAAEATATAADARDRGAETAVVAGDVTNPEAVDAFVSDCETELGGVDVLVNAVGPLPGGRWDEIGYDAWRETIAGCLYGTYLCSERVLPGMRDREWGRIVNFGVADARDDRRVPENFPYFAAKRAVLSFTRTLAYDTQDDGITVNAVSPFAVENTVVEGVDYPRGRPASFDDVAAPVLFFCSSAADYLSGQNVAVDGGRLQEA; from the coding sequence GTGACCGGCTCTGCGGTACGCGTCGGACGAGAGCTCCTGTTGCGGCTCGCCGACGCGGGCGCGGACGTCGCGGTCCACCACCGCGACGAGTCGACTGCGGCGGAGGCGACCGCGACGGCGGCCGACGCCCGGGACCGCGGCGCCGAGACGGCGGTCGTCGCCGGCGACGTGACGAACCCCGAGGCGGTGGACGCGTTCGTGAGCGACTGCGAGACGGAACTGGGCGGGGTGGACGTGCTCGTCAACGCCGTCGGGCCGTTGCCGGGCGGCCGGTGGGACGAAATCGGCTACGACGCCTGGCGAGAGACGATCGCCGGCTGTCTGTACGGCACCTACCTCTGCTCGGAACGGGTGCTCCCCGGGATGCGCGACCGCGAGTGGGGGCGGATCGTCAACTTCGGCGTCGCCGACGCCCGCGACGACCGCCGGGTGCCGGAGAACTTCCCGTACTTCGCGGCCAAGCGGGCGGTGTTGTCGTTCACCCGGACGCTGGCGTACGACACACAGGACGACGGGATCACGGTCAACGCCGTCTCCCCGTTCGCGGTGGAGAACACGGTCGTGGAGGGGGTGGACTACCCCCGTGGTCGACCGGCGTCGTTCGACGACGTGGCAGCGCCCGTCCTGTTCTTCTGTTCGTCGGCGGCCGACTACCTCTCGGGCCAGAACGTCGCCGTCGACGGCGGCCGGCTCCAGGAGGCTTAA
- a CDS encoding 6-pyruvoyl tetrahydropterin synthase family protein — protein MNRGLSHDSDGAEEEETAVVGTERTLAVGGDRPIRISTGHRIRHHDGKCSRPHGHNYEVSVELRGTLTEEGWVADKGTVTSVIDDWDHRFLLEAGDPLVEAFAASGDGDAVVTLPAPPTAEVMAATLEERIAAAVPDTVEDVAVTVRETRELGAVGGL, from the coding sequence ATGAACCGAGGATTATCGCACGACAGCGACGGGGCCGAGGAAGAGGAGACGGCCGTCGTCGGCACGGAGCGGACGCTCGCCGTCGGCGGCGACAGGCCCATCCGGATCAGCACGGGCCACCGGATCAGACACCACGACGGGAAGTGTTCGCGACCGCACGGCCACAACTACGAGGTGTCCGTCGAGCTCCGCGGGACGCTGACGGAGGAGGGGTGGGTCGCCGACAAGGGGACCGTGACGAGCGTGATCGACGACTGGGACCACCGGTTCCTGTTGGAGGCTGGCGACCCGTTGGTCGAGGCGTTCGCGGCCAGCGGCGACGGGGACGCCGTCGTGACGCTGCCGGCGCCGCCGACGGCGGAGGTGATGGCCGCGACACTGGAGGAACGCATCGCCGCGGCCGTCCCGGACACGGTCGAAGACGTCGCGGTGACGGTCCGAGAGACCCGGGAGCTGGGTGCCGTCGGGGGGCTGTAG
- a CDS encoding 7-carboxy-7-deazaguanine synthase QueE — protein sequence MPVESDPAAELAVGGSDESDPADADEPTLPINELFYSLQGEGRLAGVPSVFVRTSGCNLRCWFCDSYHTSWEPEGGTRTVSEVVSAVASHDADHVVVTGGEPMLHDAVETLLARLDDRGYHTTVETNGTIYRDAPVDLASVSPKLASSTPTAERDPKGDGEWAERHEAARIDLDATARLVESYDSQLKFVVTDESDLAEVESLVARLRDRASVPVPDSEVLLMPEGATRERLAETRQTVAELAAEYGYRYTPRIHVDVWNDAPGT from the coding sequence GTGCCCGTGGAGTCGGACCCGGCGGCGGAGTTGGCGGTGGGCGGCAGCGACGAGAGTGACCCCGCCGACGCGGACGAGCCGACGCTCCCGATCAACGAGCTGTTCTACTCCCTCCAGGGGGAAGGCCGGCTCGCGGGCGTGCCGTCCGTGTTCGTCCGGACGAGCGGCTGTAACCTCCGGTGTTGGTTCTGTGACTCCTACCACACCTCCTGGGAGCCGGAGGGGGGAACGAGAACCGTCTCGGAGGTGGTGTCGGCAGTGGCGTCACACGACGCCGATCACGTCGTCGTCACGGGCGGAGAGCCGATGCTCCACGACGCCGTCGAGACACTGCTCGCCCGGCTGGACGACCGTGGCTACCACACGACCGTCGAGACCAACGGGACAATCTACCGCGACGCGCCGGTGGACCTGGCGAGCGTCAGCCCGAAGCTGGCCTCCTCGACGCCGACCGCGGAGCGAGACCCGAAGGGAGACGGAGAGTGGGCCGAGCGCCACGAGGCGGCCCGGATCGACCTGGACGCGACCGCCCGGCTGGTGGAGTCGTACGACAGCCAGCTGAAGTTCGTCGTCACGGACGAGTCCGACCTCGCGGAGGTGGAGTCGTTGGTCGCCCGGCTGCGCGACCGGGCGAGCGTCCCCGTCCCGGACTCGGAGGTGCTCCTGATGCCGGAGGGGGCCACTCGCGAGCGGCTGGCAGAGACTCGCCAGACGGTGGCGGAGCTGGCGGCCGAGTACGGCTACCGCTACACCCCTCGGATCCACGTCGACGTGTGGAACGACGCCCCGGGGACGTGA
- the queC gene encoding 7-cyano-7-deazaguanine synthase QueC has translation MTDTDTDTNATADSDDEKRAVVLVSGGMDSATAAYEARDRGYDLYFLHTSYGQETEAKERACAETLAREMDVRDFLAVETSHLSRIGASSLTDDGIEVGEADLDDDEVPDSYVPFRNANLLSMAVAYAEANDCSAVFLGAHSEDYSGYPDCRPEFFAAFQSVVDAGTKPETQIDVVAPFTEWSKTEIAERGTELDVPFADTWSCYRAEAPACGTCDACAYRLQAFQRAGLTDPVDYEERPTYAD, from the coding sequence ATGACAGACACGGACACAGACACGAACGCGACGGCGGACAGTGACGACGAGAAGCGGGCGGTCGTCTTGGTCTCCGGCGGGATGGACTCCGCGACGGCGGCCTACGAGGCCCGCGACCGAGGGTACGACCTCTACTTCCTGCACACCTCCTACGGCCAGGAGACGGAGGCGAAAGAACGAGCGTGCGCCGAGACGCTGGCCCGCGAGATGGACGTACGAGACTTCCTGGCGGTGGAGACGAGCCACCTGTCGCGGATCGGCGCCTCCAGCCTGACGGACGACGGGATCGAGGTCGGCGAGGCGGACCTGGACGACGACGAGGTGCCGGACTCGTACGTCCCGTTCCGGAACGCCAACCTGCTGTCGATGGCGGTGGCGTACGCGGAGGCGAACGACTGTTCGGCGGTGTTCCTGGGCGCCCACAGCGAAGACTACTCCGGCTACCCGGACTGTCGCCCGGAGTTCTTCGCGGCGTTCCAGTCCGTCGTCGACGCCGGGACGAAGCCGGAGACGCAGATCGACGTGGTCGCCCCGTTCACGGAGTGGTCGAAGACGGAGATCGCGGAGCGTGGGACGGAGTTGGACGTGCCGTTCGCGGACACCTGGAGCTGCTACCGCGCCGAGGCGCCGGCCTGCGGGACGTGTGACGCCTGCGCCTACCGGCTCCAGGCGTTCCAGCGCGCCGGCCTCACCGACCCCGTCGACTACGAGGAACGGCCGACGTACGCCGACTGA
- a CDS encoding S49 family peptidase, whose product MTALRSYTVLVIAALVVGAVVVPSLAGTPASPDRVVVVEVDERITDDTALQVTRQLRSLRDDDSVAAVVLRVSSPGGSAAASEAMYLSVRRLAAEKPVVTSVGGLAMSGAYYTAVGSDEILVTPASLVGHVGVIAFAPSGGLSPSATTGPDKASGGLTRDQFFTRLESIKRAFVGAVMTERGEELTVSRSVVGEASAFSGSKAVENGYADGIGGVEAAIAAAADRAEVSDYRVQYTDPAQPARGLSLGSNTTVAATGPGEYRGVDTVRYLMLYGVPEADGQAYNATAAAEVGA is encoded by the coding sequence GTGACGGCCCTCAGATCGTACACAGTGTTGGTGATAGCGGCGTTGGTCGTCGGCGCCGTCGTCGTGCCGTCTCTCGCCGGCACGCCGGCGTCGCCGGACCGCGTCGTCGTCGTGGAGGTGGACGAACGGATCACGGACGACACGGCGTTACAGGTGACCCGACAGCTCCGGTCGCTGCGCGACGACGACTCCGTCGCGGCGGTCGTGTTGCGGGTGTCGAGCCCCGGCGGCTCTGCGGCCGCCAGCGAGGCGATGTACCTCTCCGTCCGGCGACTGGCTGCAGAGAAGCCGGTCGTGACGAGCGTCGGCGGGCTGGCGATGTCCGGCGCCTACTACACCGCGGTGGGGAGCGACGAGATCCTGGTGACGCCCGCGAGTCTCGTCGGGCACGTCGGCGTGATCGCGTTCGCTCCCAGCGGCGGGCTGTCACCGTCGGCGACGACCGGCCCGGACAAGGCCAGCGGCGGGCTCACCCGCGATCAGTTCTTCACCCGGCTGGAGTCGATAAAGCGAGCGTTCGTCGGCGCCGTGATGACCGAGCGGGGGGAGGAGCTGACCGTCTCGCGGTCCGTCGTCGGGGAGGCGTCGGCGTTCAGTGGGTCGAAGGCGGTCGAAAACGGCTACGCCGACGGGATCGGCGGGGTGGAGGCGGCGATCGCCGCCGCGGCCGACCGTGCCGAGGTGTCGGACTACCGCGTCCAGTACACGGACCCGGCACAGCCGGCACGCGGGCTGTCGCTGGGGAGCAACACCACCGTCGCCGCGACCGGCCCCGGTGAGTACCGTGGCGTCGACACCGTACGGTACCTGATGCTGTACGGCGTTCCGGAGGCGGACGGCCAGGCGTACAACGCCACCGCGGCCGCGGAGGTGGGGGCGTGA
- a CDS encoding DUF4350 domain-containing protein, giving the protein MSLRGVLARAGVFVVVLGLIAGGGLFVTGSPVSPSPPTVSEDATAPFTGPDKVVAPSPENGSLNVEADGDGKVVVVDTAHSGELSRAALTPFTNALVDSGAEVRYALDDRTRDEPLNTTLAGADAYVVVGQGAAYTNDQLRGIANFTASGGRVLIVDEPNAGVGGIASLLFGGGRRDTTTRSLAPLASQAGMGFGDGYLYSVENYDTNYRNVYATPTADGPLTEGVSRTVFHTALPVTGPGVVATSPDTTVSDTRRQERFTVVARSGNTTVVGDSSVFDPEYLYRADNEVLVSNVLEFLLTGEKRPADAPGRDSGESRFGA; this is encoded by the coding sequence GTGAGCCTCCGTGGCGTCCTCGCACGGGCCGGTGTGTTCGTCGTCGTGCTCGGGCTGATCGCCGGCGGTGGGCTGTTCGTGACCGGGTCCCCGGTTTCGCCGTCGCCGCCGACGGTGTCGGAGGACGCGACGGCCCCGTTCACCGGGCCGGACAAGGTGGTCGCCCCGTCGCCCGAGAACGGGAGCCTGAACGTCGAGGCGGACGGCGACGGGAAGGTGGTCGTGGTCGACACGGCACACAGCGGAGAGCTGTCGCGGGCAGCGTTGACCCCGTTCACGAACGCGCTCGTCGACAGCGGCGCCGAGGTGCGGTACGCGCTCGACGACCGGACCCGCGACGAGCCGTTGAACACGACGCTGGCGGGCGCCGACGCCTACGTCGTCGTCGGCCAGGGCGCGGCGTACACCAACGACCAGCTCCGCGGGATCGCCAACTTCACCGCGTCCGGGGGGCGGGTCCTGATCGTCGACGAGCCGAACGCGGGCGTCGGCGGGATCGCCAGCCTCCTGTTCGGCGGCGGTCGCCGCGACACCACGACCCGGTCGCTGGCGCCGTTGGCGTCACAGGCCGGGATGGGCTTCGGTGACGGGTACCTCTACAGCGTGGAGAACTACGACACGAACTACCGCAACGTGTACGCCACGCCGACGGCGGACGGCCCGCTGACGGAAGGTGTCTCCCGGACGGTGTTCCACACGGCGCTGCCGGTGACCGGACCGGGAGTCGTGGCGACCAGCCCGGACACGACCGTCTCGGACACGCGCCGACAGGAACGGTTCACCGTCGTCGCGCGGTCGGGTAACACGACGGTCGTCGGTGATTCCAGCGTGTTCGATCCCGAGTACCTCTACCGCGCGGACAACGAGGTGCTCGTGTCGAACGTCTTGGAGTTCCTGCTGACCGGCGAGAAACGGCCGGCCGACGCCCCCGGGCGCGACTCCGGCGAGAGTCGGTTCGGCGCCTGA
- a CDS encoding amidohydrolase, whose amino-acid sequence MSTLRVAGGRVVLPDHTVERADVLIDREEGTIREVRSVDGGDDTVDTADDTVDTAADTVDTADDTLDADGGLVVPGLVNAHTHVAMTLLRGFVEDQPLEQWLEETVWPVEAALEPADVRAGARLGVAEMIRAGVTAFSDMYFEVPETAAVVEQAGVRATLGHTAISVGKESAAAHADMERSVTVAREVDGTADGRIRATVQPHNPATVDTDVLETHVPTAREADLPLHYHTNESSREVSDVVEATGRRPIVYADDLGMLQPGDTLAHCVDVDEREIERLAERGVTVVHNPAANMKTASGIAPVAELRAAGVPVALGTDGPASNNDLDLFDEMCDAAMVAKLATGDAAALPAEAVFEMATVEGARALGIDSGRIEPGANADLAVVDTSEPKFGPGHSPVTSLVYTADGSDVRHTICDGQVLMRDRTLTTIDLSRARRDAERQARRLFDRAGVADTEPTTTVE is encoded by the coding sequence GTGTCTACGCTCCGGGTCGCTGGTGGGCGGGTCGTTCTGCCGGATCACACCGTCGAACGAGCGGACGTGCTGATCGACCGAGAGGAGGGGACGATCCGCGAGGTGAGATCGGTCGACGGTGGAGACGACACCGTCGACACCGCCGACGACACCGTCGACACCGCCGCCGACACCGTCGACACCGCCGACGACACCCTCGACGCCGACGGCGGACTGGTCGTTCCGGGGTTGGTGAACGCCCACACCCACGTTGCGATGACGTTGTTGCGGGGGTTCGTCGAGGACCAGCCGCTCGAACAGTGGCTCGAAGAGACCGTCTGGCCGGTCGAGGCCGCACTCGAACCCGCCGACGTGCGGGCCGGCGCGCGGCTGGGCGTCGCCGAGATGATCCGCGCCGGCGTCACCGCCTTCTCGGACATGTACTTCGAGGTGCCCGAGACCGCGGCCGTCGTCGAACAGGCGGGCGTCCGGGCGACGCTGGGCCACACCGCGATCAGCGTCGGCAAGGAGTCCGCGGCGGCACACGCCGACATGGAACGGAGCGTCACGGTCGCCCGCGAGGTCGACGGCACGGCCGACGGCCGAATCCGGGCGACGGTCCAGCCACACAACCCGGCGACGGTCGACACCGACGTGTTGGAGACGCACGTCCCGACCGCCCGCGAGGCCGACCTCCCGCTCCACTACCACACGAACGAGTCGAGCCGGGAGGTGTCGGACGTGGTCGAGGCGACGGGTCGCCGTCCGATCGTCTACGCGGACGACCTCGGGATGCTCCAGCCGGGCGACACGCTCGCACACTGTGTCGACGTCGACGAACGAGAGATCGAGCGACTGGCCGAACGAGGGGTGACGGTCGTCCACAACCCGGCGGCGAACATGAAGACCGCCAGCGGGATCGCGCCCGTCGCCGAACTGCGTGCGGCCGGGGTGCCGGTCGCTCTGGGGACGGACGGCCCGGCGTCGAACAACGACCTCGACCTGTTCGACGAGATGTGTGACGCCGCGATGGTCGCCAAGCTGGCGACCGGGGACGCGGCGGCACTGCCGGCGGAGGCAGTGTTCGAGATGGCGACCGTCGAGGGAGCCCGGGCGCTCGGAATCGACAGCGGACGGATCGAGCCGGGCGCGAACGCGGACTTGGCGGTCGTCGACACGAGCGAGCCGAAGTTCGGGCCGGGCCACAGCCCGGTCACCAGTCTCGTCTACACCGCCGACGGGAGTGACGTGCGACACACGATCTGTGACGGGCAGGTGTTGATGCGCGACCGGACGCTGACGACGATCGACCTCTCCCGGGCGCGACGCGACGCCGAACGACAGGCACGTCGGTTGTTCGACCGGGCCGGAGTGGCCGACACCGAGCCGACGACGACCGTCGAGTAG
- the aroC gene encoding chorismate synthase, with product MNGNSFGRLFQVTTYGESHGPAMGCTVSGVPAGVELSTEEIQRELDRRKPGQSMITTSRGEPDDVTVNSGLQDGYTTGTPIGMVVQNKDARSGKYEPFVTAPRPSHGDYTYSAKFGTRNWGGGGRSSARETVNWVAAGAVARQVLEQSDLDVRVEAHVNQVGDIECPPVTFEEMQEHTEDNEVRCAHPPTAEEMRDAIDQYQTEGDSIGGSVYFECRGVPRGLGAPRFDSFPARLGQLMFAIPATTSFEFGAGRDARTMRGSERNEDWAFHDGEGPVVADEGDPVPEGNDHGGLQGGITTGEPIYGEATWHAPTSIPKEQTTADWETDERKDVQVVGRHDPVLMPRAVPVVEAVLWCTILDFAMLDGRVNPDRIDDRPGEYDTGYHPSSPGSEE from the coding sequence ATGAACGGCAACAGCTTCGGGCGACTGTTCCAGGTGACGACGTACGGGGAGAGCCACGGACCGGCGATGGGGTGTACGGTCTCCGGGGTGCCGGCCGGAGTCGAACTGTCGACGGAGGAGATCCAGAGAGAGTTGGACCGTCGCAAGCCCGGCCAGTCGATGATCACGACGAGTCGCGGCGAGCCCGACGACGTGACGGTCAACTCCGGGCTGCAGGACGGCTACACCACGGGCACACCCATCGGGATGGTGGTCCAGAACAAAGACGCCCGGTCCGGGAAGTACGAGCCGTTCGTGACGGCCCCCCGCCCCTCGCACGGGGACTACACCTACTCCGCGAAGTTCGGCACCCGCAACTGGGGCGGCGGCGGCCGTTCGTCGGCCCGCGAGACGGTCAACTGGGTCGCCGCCGGCGCAGTCGCCCGCCAGGTGTTGGAACAGAGCGACCTCGACGTCCGGGTGGAGGCCCACGTCAACCAGGTCGGCGACATCGAGTGTCCGCCCGTCACGTTCGAAGAGATGCAGGAGCACACGGAGGACAACGAGGTGCGGTGTGCCCACCCGCCGACGGCCGAGGAGATGCGCGACGCCATCGACCAGTACCAGACGGAGGGTGACTCCATCGGCGGCTCCGTCTACTTCGAGTGCCGAGGAGTGCCGCGGGGGCTCGGCGCCCCGCGATTCGACTCGTTCCCGGCGCGGCTCGGCCAGCTGATGTTCGCCATCCCGGCGACGACGAGCTTCGAGTTCGGCGCCGGCCGCGACGCTCGGACGATGCGCGGCTCCGAGCGCAACGAAGACTGGGCGTTCCACGACGGCGAGGGGCCGGTCGTCGCCGACGAGGGCGACCCGGTGCCGGAGGGGAACGACCACGGCGGACTCCAGGGCGGGATCACCACCGGTGAACCGATCTACGGCGAGGCGACCTGGCACGCGCCCACCTCGATCCCGAAAGAACAGACGACCGCCGACTGGGAGACGGACGAGCGCAAGGACGTCCAGGTGGTCGGCCGCCACGACCCCGTCCTGATGCCGCGTGCCGTCCCCGTCGTCGAGGCGGTGTTGTGGTGTACGATCCTCGACTTCGCCATGCTCGACGGCCGCGTCAACCCCGACCGGATCGACGACCGACCCGGTGAGTACGACACCGGGTACCACCCCAGCAGTCCGGGCTCCGAGGAGTGA